From Selenomonas sp. AB3002, one genomic window encodes:
- the malQ gene encoding 4-alpha-glucanotransferase — translation MLDRHNVEHNSHNVYYRSTIGAAEAGSKVKLGIRIHTELAIKQVLLRLWQERKGETLVTLQDKNHAEGSADHFYSTELEMPEKGCLLWYYFIINTSQGTCYYGNNPEMLGGKGDVYDTVPYSYQITVYNKGAKTPDWFKHSVMYQIFPDRFHRHGDKLIPKKGAVYHANWEDEPCYYKDPDTKEIVAYDFFGGNFKGIEEKLDYLKELGISVIYMNPVFESESNHHYDTGDYHKVDPILGTNEDFRHLIEAAKEKGIRIIIDGVFSHTGSNSRYFNRKGEYDTVGAYQSKDSPYYDWFCFRNWPHEYDSWWDFNTLPNVQETTPSYMDFIITGKDSVLHHWMKEGVMGWRLDVIDELPEPFSQSFYAELKKTNPEAVMIGEVWEDCSHKVAYGVPREYLCGQEMDSAMNYPFREIIFDFLMGRVDGNLALRRLTSMIENYPRENLYAMMNLIGSHDVHRAITYLGEAPYYDGMPAVEQSRAKMDHVHYSLGKARLLMAAAWQMTYPGVPCIYYGDEIGMEGFKDPYNRRPYKWSGGDEEIQDFYRKLIKLRNENQVLQTGMILPLYASGNVIAYTRVIRGGKDVFGAPAEDGVFIIAFNRNAEWEHIDIDVSDFVSGELEDVLSERRERYTVVRGRLHLKLQDLKPLVLKAVKPVRKYPRQAGVLLHPTCLPSKYGIGDFGKEAYKFIDFLHEAGQTVWQILPLGPVGFGYSPYQSPSAFAGNPLLIDIDELIEKKWITASEAKLPYAGGSSFVDFERVQAFKAKCLKKAYAKFAKEAAKDGEYEAFCQREAYWLDDYALFMAIKKDQKGASWIDWPKTLKHRDKQAMKVIAGKLHETVGYEKFLQYIFHTQWQKLHDYARDHGVSIMGDMPIFISHDSADAWANQKLFDLNPDGTAKTVAGVPPDYFSATGQLWGNPQYNWQAMEAENYDWWKKRFRKLYGLVDIVRIDHFRGFESYWEVDGKAETAINGRWVKGPCKPFFDEIKSSLGHMPIVAEDLGIITDEVEALRDACDFPGMKVLHFALHFGEMGRFGFVAPENSIVYTGTHDNNTTVGWYNHDIDDAMKVAVAYLLEARPDRPREICERLVEFAYASDARLAMVPMQDLLGLDERNRMNTPGTVGFNWKWCLKPGYLMEVDVERLKELCVRYER, via the coding sequence ATGCTGGATAGACATAATGTCGAGCATAATTCCCATAACGTCTATTATCGTTCAACCATCGGGGCGGCGGAAGCCGGTTCCAAGGTGAAGCTGGGGATAAGGATACATACGGAGCTTGCCATCAAGCAGGTGCTGCTGCGCCTGTGGCAGGAGCGCAAGGGAGAGACTCTTGTCACTTTGCAGGACAAAAACCATGCAGAGGGTTCGGCGGATCATTTCTACAGCACAGAGCTGGAAATGCCCGAAAAGGGCTGTCTCCTCTGGTATTATTTCATTATCAATACCTCACAGGGTACCTGTTACTATGGCAACAATCCGGAGATGCTGGGGGGCAAGGGGGACGTCTATGACACGGTGCCCTACTCCTATCAGATCACGGTTTATAACAAGGGGGCAAAGACGCCGGACTGGTTCAAGCACAGTGTCATGTACCAGATTTTTCCGGACCGCTTCCACCGCCACGGGGACAAGCTAATCCCCAAGAAGGGGGCGGTATACCATGCCAACTGGGAAGACGAGCCATGTTACTACAAGGATCCGGATACAAAGGAAATCGTGGCCTATGATTTCTTCGGCGGGAATTTCAAGGGCATAGAGGAGAAGCTTGACTACCTGAAGGAACTGGGGATTTCCGTCATTTACATGAACCCGGTCTTTGAGTCGGAGAGCAATCATCACTATGATACTGGCGACTATCATAAGGTAGATCCGATTCTCGGCACCAACGAGGATTTCAGGCATCTCATCGAGGCTGCCAAAGAGAAGGGCATCCGCATCATCATTGACGGTGTTTTCAGCCATACGGGCAGCAACAGTCGTTATTTCAACCGCAAGGGTGAATATGATACAGTGGGGGCTTATCAGTCCAAGGATTCGCCCTATTATGACTGGTTCTGCTTCCGCAACTGGCCCCATGAGTATGACAGCTGGTGGGATTTCAATACCCTGCCCAATGTGCAGGAAACCACGCCTTCCTATATGGACTTCATTATCACAGGCAAGGACAGTGTGCTCCATCACTGGATGAAGGAAGGGGTAATGGGCTGGCGCCTTGATGTCATCGACGAGCTGCCGGAGCCTTTCTCCCAGAGCTTCTATGCGGAGCTCAAGAAAACAAATCCTGAGGCCGTGATGATTGGCGAGGTCTGGGAGGATTGCTCCCACAAGGTAGCCTATGGGGTGCCCAGGGAATACCTCTGCGGTCAGGAAATGGATTCTGCCATGAACTATCCCTTCCGGGAAATCATCTTCGATTTCCTGATGGGGCGGGTGGACGGAAATCTGGCGCTTCGCAGGCTTACCAGCATGATTGAGAATTACCCCAGGGAAAATCTATACGCCATGATGAACCTCATTGGCAGCCATGATGTGCACAGGGCTATCACCTATCTGGGCGAAGCTCCTTACTATGACGGCATGCCTGCCGTCGAGCAGTCCCGGGCCAAAATGGATCATGTCCACTATTCCCTGGGCAAGGCACGGCTCCTCATGGCAGCTGCCTGGCAGATGACCTATCCCGGGGTGCCCTGCATCTACTACGGGGATGAGATAGGCATGGAGGGGTTCAAGGATCCCTACAACCGCCGTCCCTACAAGTGGAGCGGGGGAGATGAAGAGATACAGGACTTCTACAGGAAGCTCATCAAGCTGCGCAATGAGAATCAGGTTTTGCAGACAGGGATGATCCTGCCTCTTTACGCTTCCGGCAACGTCATTGCTTATACCCGGGTCATACGGGGAGGCAAGGATGTGTTCGGGGCACCGGCAGAGGATGGCGTCTTCATCATCGCCTTCAACCGCAATGCAGAGTGGGAGCACATAGATATCGATGTCAGCGATTTCGTGTCCGGGGAACTGGAGGATGTGCTCTCGGAACGCAGGGAGCGCTATACCGTGGTGCGGGGACGTCTCCACCTGAAGCTGCAGGATCTGAAGCCGCTGGTGCTCAAAGCGGTCAAGCCTGTCAGGAAGTATCCCCGCCAGGCTGGCGTGCTCCTGCATCCCACCTGCCTGCCCTCAAAGTATGGCATCGGTGATTTTGGCAAGGAGGCTTACAAGTTTATCGATTTCCTGCATGAAGCGGGCCAGACTGTCTGGCAGATACTGCCGCTGGGGCCTGTGGGCTTTGGCTATTCACCCTATCAGTCACCCTCGGCTTTTGCAGGCAATCCCCTGCTGATTGACATCGATGAGCTTATTGAGAAAAAGTGGATTACTGCCAGCGAGGCCAAGCTTCCTTATGCCGGAGGAAGTTCCTTCGTGGACTTTGAGCGGGTGCAGGCTTTCAAGGCCAAGTGCCTGAAGAAAGCCTATGCCAAGTTTGCCAAGGAAGCAGCCAAGGACGGGGAGTATGAAGCTTTCTGCCAGAGGGAGGCCTACTGGCTGGATGATTATGCCCTCTTCATGGCCATCAAGAAGGACCAGAAAGGAGCTTCCTGGATTGATTGGCCCAAGACACTGAAACACAGGGACAAGCAGGCTATGAAGGTCATAGCCGGAAAACTTCACGAGACTGTGGGCTACGAGAAGTTCCTGCAGTATATTTTCCATACCCAGTGGCAGAAGCTCCATGATTACGCCCGTGACCACGGCGTCTCCATCATGGGAGATATGCCCATCTTCATTTCCCATGACAGTGCTGATGCCTGGGCCAACCAGAAGCTCTTTGACCTGAATCCCGATGGCACGGCCAAGACCGTGGCGGGAGTACCGCCTGATTACTTCAGCGCCACAGGCCAGCTCTGGGGCAACCCCCAGTATAACTGGCAGGCCATGGAAGCTGAGAATTATGACTGGTGGAAGAAGCGCTTCAGGAAGCTTTACGGGCTGGTGGATATCGTGCGCATCGACCACTTCCGTGGCTTTGAGTCATACTGGGAGGTGGATGGCAAGGCGGAAACTGCCATCAATGGCCGTTGGGTGAAGGGACCATGCAAGCCTTTCTTTGATGAAATCAAAAGCAGCCTGGGCCATATGCCTATCGTGGCAGAGGATTTGGGCATCATCACCGATGAGGTGGAGGCCCTGCGGGATGCCTGCGACTTCCCGGGCATGAAGGTGCTGCACTTCGCCCTCCACTTCGGTGAGATGGGCCGCTTTGGCTTTGTGGCTCCGGAGAACAGCATTGTCTACACCGGCACCCACGACAATAACACCACCGTGGGCTGGTACAATCATGATATTGATGATGCCATGAAAGTCGCCGTGGCATACCTCTTGGAGGCACGTCCTGACAGGCCCAGGGAAATCTGCGAGCGCCTGGTGGAGTTTGCCTACGCCAGCGATGCCCGCCTGGCCATGGTGCCCATGCAGGACCTGCTGGGACTTGATGAGCGCAACCGCATGAACACGCCTGGCACGGTGGGCTTCAACTGGAAGTGGTGCCTGAAGCCAGGCTATCTGATGGAAGTTGATGTAGAAAGGCTCAAAGAGCTCTGCGTGCGATATGAGCGCTGA
- the glgA gene encoding glycogen synthase GlgA: protein MNVLYVASEAVPFAKTGGLADVAGSLPKALRLEGVDVRVIMPKFGKIPEEYRSKMEHVYDGEINVAWRTKFVGLEKLEYEGVTYYFVDNEEYYNREGFYGYDDDAERFSFFCRAVLCLLPAMDFWPDIIHSNDWHAGLISVFLKLEHKDDERYERIRTLYTIHNLKYQGVFPKDVMADVLALDWKYFNNGDLEFYDAVNFMKGGIIYSDFISTVSKTYAQEIQYGYFGEHLDGLLRSRKDDLFGIVNGLDYDTYNPRTDKNLFETYDVEDPSRKADNKTELQNLLGLPNKRQVPMVALVSRLVAAKGMDLIVRMMDEILLHEDIQFVLLGTGDKVYEDWFKGLAWRYPNKVSVNIYFSNQLAQRIYAAADIFLMPSNYEPCGIGQLIALRYGAIPVVRETGGLKDTVVPYDKYTKQGNGFVFSDYNAHEMMYSLKRALSAYENPGEWRQIVNNAMTSDYSWAESAREYKQLYEKLLAKEAPGGKTE, encoded by the coding sequence ATGAATGTACTGTATGTAGCATCGGAAGCGGTGCCTTTTGCTAAAACCGGCGGATTGGCTGATGTGGCAGGTTCCCTTCCCAAGGCTCTGCGCCTGGAGGGAGTTGATGTTCGGGTCATTATGCCCAAGTTTGGCAAAATCCCCGAGGAATACCGCTCCAAGATGGAACATGTCTATGATGGCGAGATAAACGTGGCCTGGCGCACGAAGTTCGTGGGCCTGGAGAAGCTGGAATACGAGGGTGTTACCTATTATTTTGTGGATAATGAGGAATACTACAACCGGGAAGGCTTCTATGGCTACGATGATGATGCAGAAAGGTTCTCCTTCTTCTGCCGTGCGGTGCTCTGCCTCCTGCCTGCCATGGATTTCTGGCCGGACATCATCCACAGCAATGACTGGCACGCAGGCCTTATCAGCGTGTTCCTGAAGCTGGAGCATAAGGATGATGAGCGCTATGAGAGGATTCGCACCCTCTACACTATCCACAACCTGAAGTATCAGGGTGTCTTCCCCAAGGATGTCATGGCCGATGTGCTGGCGCTGGACTGGAAGTATTTCAACAATGGCGACCTGGAGTTCTACGATGCGGTGAACTTCATGAAGGGCGGCATCATTTATTCCGACTTCATTTCCACCGTCAGCAAGACTTATGCCCAGGAAATCCAGTACGGCTATTTTGGCGAGCATCTGGACGGCCTGCTGCGCAGCCGCAAGGATGACCTCTTTGGCATCGTCAATGGCCTTGACTATGATACTTACAATCCCCGCACGGACAAGAATCTCTTTGAGACTTACGATGTGGAGGATCCTTCCCGCAAGGCTGACAACAAGACGGAGCTCCAGAATCTCTTGGGCCTGCCCAACAAGCGTCAGGTGCCCATGGTAGCACTTGTTTCCCGCCTGGTGGCTGCCAAGGGCATGGATCTCATCGTGCGCATGATGGATGAGATACTCCTGCATGAGGATATCCAGTTCGTGCTGCTGGGTACTGGCGACAAGGTTTACGAGGACTGGTTCAAGGGGCTGGCATGGCGCTATCCCAACAAGGTTTCCGTGAACATTTATTTCTCCAACCAGCTGGCTCAGCGCATCTATGCGGCAGCTGATATCTTCCTCATGCCTTCCAACTACGAGCCTTGCGGCATTGGCCAGCTCATAGCCCTGCGCTATGGCGCTATTCCGGTGGTTCGTGAAACGGGCGGTCTCAAGGATACCGTAGTGCCTTATGATAAATATACCAAGCAGGGCAACGGTTTTGTCTTCTCGGATTACAACGCCCATGAAATGATGTATTCACTTAAACGTGCACTCTCAGCTTATGAGAATCCTGGGGAATGGCGCCAGATCGTGAACAACGCCATGACTTCCGACTACAGCTGGGCAGAGTCGGCCAGGGAATACAAGCAGCTCTATGAGAAGCTGCTGGCCAAGGAAGCTCCCGGGGGCAAGACGGAGTAA
- the glgB gene encoding 1,4-alpha-glucan branching protein GlgB encodes MKTSELSEFDLYLFHQGTNYHAYEMLGAHFETREGKAGVRFALWAPHAKSVSVVGDFNGWDTRVNHMEKVGDGEIWQVFIAGLSEGGIYKYAIEPQWGGPHIMKADPYGFYAEKKPRTASRLYDMSHYDWQDGEWQEQKKNESSYSRPMLTYEVHAGSWRRREDGEYLSYREMADELIEYVRDMHYTHIEFMPLCEHPFDGSWGYQATGYYAVTSRYGTPDDFRYLVDKAHQHGIGIIMDWVPGHFCKDEQGLRHFDGMNLYESDNEQLAENWEWGTTNFDYGRTEVQSFLISNAMFWFEEFHIDGLRIDAVANMLYLDYGRKEGEWQPNKYGDTGNLEAMDFLKKLNEAIFKYHPQALMIAEESTAWPNISKPVYMGGMGFNYKWNMGWMNDMLRYVSLDPIYRKWNHDKVTFSFMYAFSENFVLPLSHDEVVHGKCSLISKMPGDYWQKFAGLRVFFGYWIAHPGKKLLFMGGEFGQFIEWNYDEELDWHLVQKYPMHEAMQTYSRTLNKFYCDTKALWQVDFDWEGFKWIDCDDNENSVISFIRKAKDSNDFIIVLCNFTPELRESYRVGVPSKGIYVEVFNSDDKGYGGGGVRNAGDLQTEDVPWHGREQSITLTLPPLAAIFLRVKGQAGAGYIAPEIEQVTEVKGREDKEAVKVSTEAARKESGGKKIKSA; translated from the coding sequence GTGAAGACTTCCGAACTCAGCGAGTTTGACCTGTACCTGTTCCATCAGGGAACCAACTATCATGCTTATGAGATGCTGGGGGCTCACTTTGAGACCCGGGAGGGGAAGGCCGGAGTGCGCTTTGCCCTCTGGGCTCCCCATGCCAAATCAGTCAGTGTGGTGGGGGATTTCAACGGCTGGGATACCCGGGTGAACCACATGGAAAAAGTGGGGGACGGGGAAATCTGGCAAGTCTTCATAGCAGGGCTGTCTGAAGGCGGCATTTACAAGTACGCCATAGAGCCGCAGTGGGGGGGACCTCATATCATGAAGGCCGACCCCTACGGCTTCTATGCGGAAAAGAAACCCCGGACAGCTTCCCGCCTGTATGATATGAGCCACTACGACTGGCAGGATGGGGAGTGGCAGGAGCAGAAGAAAAATGAGTCTTCTTACAGCCGCCCCATGCTGACCTATGAGGTTCACGCCGGTTCCTGGCGGCGCCGGGAGGACGGGGAGTACCTCTCCTACCGGGAGATGGCAGATGAGCTCATTGAGTATGTGCGCGATATGCACTATACACACATTGAGTTCATGCCCCTTTGCGAGCATCCTTTTGACGGCTCCTGGGGCTATCAGGCCACAGGTTACTATGCGGTGACCAGCCGCTATGGCACACCTGATGATTTCCGGTACCTGGTGGACAAGGCCCACCAGCATGGCATCGGCATCATCATGGACTGGGTGCCCGGCCATTTCTGCAAGGACGAGCAGGGACTCAGGCACTTTGATGGCATGAATCTCTACGAGTCTGACAATGAACAGCTGGCTGAGAACTGGGAGTGGGGCACTACCAATTTTGACTACGGCCGCACGGAGGTACAGAGCTTCCTGATTTCCAATGCCATGTTCTGGTTTGAGGAATTCCATATTGACGGCCTGCGCATAGACGCGGTGGCCAATATGCTCTATCTGGACTACGGCAGGAAGGAAGGGGAATGGCAGCCCAATAAGTACGGAGACACCGGCAATCTTGAAGCCATGGATTTTTTGAAGAAGCTCAATGAAGCCATCTTCAAATATCACCCCCAGGCCCTCATGATTGCTGAGGAGTCCACGGCCTGGCCAAATATTTCCAAGCCTGTCTACATGGGAGGCATGGGCTTCAACTACAAGTGGAACATGGGCTGGATGAACGATATGCTCAGGTATGTCAGTCTGGACCCTATCTACCGCAAGTGGAACCATGACAAGGTGACTTTTTCCTTCATGTATGCCTTTTCGGAGAATTTCGTGCTGCCCCTGTCCCATGATGAGGTTGTGCATGGCAAGTGCTCGCTGATTTCCAAGATGCCCGGGGATTACTGGCAGAAGTTTGCGGGCCTCAGAGTTTTCTTTGGCTACTGGATTGCCCACCCCGGCAAGAAGCTGCTCTTCATGGGGGGCGAGTTCGGCCAGTTCATCGAATGGAACTATGATGAGGAATTGGACTGGCATCTGGTGCAGAAGTATCCCATGCACGAAGCCATGCAGACTTATTCCAGGACCCTCAACAAGTTCTACTGTGATACCAAGGCACTCTGGCAGGTGGACTTTGATTGGGAAGGCTTCAAGTGGATTGACTGCGATGACAATGAGAACAGCGTCATTTCCTTTATCCGCAAGGCCAAGGATAGCAACGACTTCATTATCGTGCTCTGCAATTTCACCCCTGAACTCCGTGAGAGTTACCGGGTGGGGGTGCCTTCCAAGGGAATTTATGTAGAGGTATTCAACTCCGATGACAAGGGGTATGGAGGCGGCGGTGTGAGAAATGCCGGTGACCTTCAGACAGAGGATGTGCCCTGGCACGGACGTGAGCAGTCCATCACTTTGACTCTGCCGCCTTTGGCTGCGATTTTCCTCAGGGTCAAGGGCCAGGCCGGAGCGGGCTACATAGCTCCGGAAATAGAGCAGGTCACAGAAGTGAAGGGACGGGAAGATAAGGAAGCCGTCAAGGTTTCCACCGAAGCTGCCCGGAAAGAAAGCGGCGGCAAGAAGATAAAGAGTGCTTGA
- a CDS encoding glycogen/starch/alpha-glucan phosphorylase — translation MAKEKKVNKVKDKAYEKLKNELKTRFITTVHIMWGRELHDLTKNEIYQTVASVAKQYISDNWIKTNRTYDERQEKQVYYFSIEFLLGRLLKSNLINLGIEEAVQEVLQDDFKLELSEIYEEEPDAGLGNGGLGRLAACFIDSMAAHRLAGHGCSLHYQFGLFEQKIIDGQQAEIPDNWLKNGFAWEYRKADKAIDVKFFGNAYMKDLGNGELELVYENPTTVMAVPYDVPVVGYHNNTVNNLRLWNAEVNRDFSDYGFITHEQLQQKEQYRHFVENITRYLYPDDSSYEGRQRRLIQEYFLVSAGVQSIVRHYKKTGSALSNFPQKIALHINDTHPALIVAELMRIFVDEEKMEWDEAWAMVRNTVAYTNHTILPEALETWPVDMFKELLPRIYMIIEEINHRHLNFVRKRYPGDDNKVRAISIIEGGLVHMARLAIIGSHSVNGVAEIHSMILQNTTLRDFYELYPRMFNNKTNGITHRRWLMGANPELSDLIDETIGSRRWHRYPEQLDLLNDYVEDKPFLTKLGDIKTIRKKRLADYIKEHNNGLILDTNSIFDIQVKRIHSYKRQLMNILHIMYQYERLKNDTTYDMVPTTYFFGGKAAPGYFIAKETIRLINAVGAKINNDPVTRDRLKVAFIENFGVSLGEIVYPAAEISEQISTASKEASGTGNMKFMMNGAVTLGTLDGANVEIREAVGGDDHFILFGLRAEEVLAYYANGSYSAWDEFNQNETVRNVMNQLVDGRYGDFRSLYDYILQSNDEFFIMKDFCAYSEAHEEAMRRYEQRFDWLKSSAVNIANSGRFSSDRTIDEYANEIWRVKPCMIN, via the coding sequence TTGGCAAAGGAAAAGAAAGTCAATAAGGTCAAGGATAAGGCTTATGAAAAGCTGAAGAACGAGCTCAAGACGCGTTTCATAACCACGGTGCACATCATGTGGGGGCGTGAGCTCCATGATCTGACCAAGAATGAGATTTACCAGACTGTGGCCTCTGTTGCCAAGCAGTACATTTCCGACAACTGGATCAAGACCAATCGCACTTATGACGAGCGTCAGGAAAAGCAGGTTTATTACTTCTCCATCGAGTTCCTGCTGGGCCGTCTCCTGAAGTCCAACCTCATCAATCTGGGTATTGAGGAGGCGGTGCAGGAGGTGCTCCAGGACGATTTCAAGCTGGAGCTTTCTGAGATTTACGAAGAAGAGCCGGATGCAGGTCTGGGCAATGGCGGCCTCGGGCGTCTGGCGGCCTGCTTCATAGATTCCATGGCAGCTCACCGCCTGGCAGGCCATGGCTGCAGCCTGCACTATCAGTTCGGCCTCTTCGAGCAGAAGATAATTGACGGCCAGCAGGCAGAGATCCCCGACAACTGGCTGAAGAACGGCTTTGCCTGGGAGTACCGCAAGGCTGATAAGGCTATCGATGTGAAGTTCTTCGGCAATGCCTATATGAAGGACCTGGGCAATGGCGAGCTGGAGCTGGTGTATGAGAACCCCACCACGGTCATGGCTGTGCCCTATGATGTTCCTGTGGTAGGCTACCATAACAATACGGTGAACAACCTGCGCCTCTGGAACGCAGAAGTAAACCGCGACTTCTCAGATTACGGCTTCATCACCCATGAACAGCTGCAGCAGAAGGAGCAGTACAGGCATTTCGTAGAGAATATAACCCGCTATCTGTATCCGGATGACAGCAGCTATGAAGGCCGCCAGCGTCGCCTGATCCAGGAGTACTTCCTGGTGTCTGCAGGGGTGCAGAGCATTGTCCGCCACTATAAGAAGACGGGCTCGGCTCTCAGCAACTTCCCCCAGAAGATCGCCCTGCATATCAATGATACCCATCCGGCTCTCATTGTGGCAGAACTCATGCGCATCTTTGTGGATGAGGAGAAGATGGAATGGGATGAAGCCTGGGCAATGGTGCGGAACACCGTGGCTTACACCAACCACACTATCCTGCCGGAAGCACTGGAAACCTGGCCGGTGGATATGTTCAAGGAGCTGCTGCCCCGCATCTACATGATCATCGAGGAGATCAACCATCGCCATCTGAACTTCGTGCGCAAGCGCTATCCAGGCGATGACAACAAGGTCCGGGCTATCTCCATCATCGAGGGTGGTCTGGTGCACATGGCGAGACTTGCCATCATCGGCTCCCACAGCGTCAACGGCGTGGCAGAGATTCATTCCATGATTCTGCAGAATACCACCCTGCGCGACTTCTATGAGCTCTATCCCCGCATGTTCAACAACAAGACCAACGGCATTACCCATCGCCGCTGGCTCATGGGGGCAAATCCAGAGCTTTCGGATCTCATTGATGAGACCATCGGCAGCCGCCGCTGGCACCGCTATCCGGAGCAGCTGGACCTTTTGAACGACTATGTGGAGGACAAGCCTTTCCTCACCAAGCTGGGGGATATCAAGACCATCAGGAAGAAGAGGCTGGCTGACTACATCAAAGAGCACAACAACGGCCTGATCCTGGATACCAATTCCATTTTCGATATCCAGGTGAAGCGCATCCATTCTTACAAGCGCCAGCTCATGAATATCCTGCATATCATGTATCAGTATGAGCGCTTGAAGAATGACACCACCTATGATATGGTGCCCACCACCTATTTCTTTGGCGGCAAGGCGGCTCCCGGCTACTTCATTGCCAAGGAAACCATCAGGCTCATCAACGCCGTAGGGGCAAAGATCAACAATGATCCCGTCACCCGTGACAGGCTTAAGGTGGCCTTTATCGAGAACTTCGGTGTGTCTTTGGGCGAAATCGTCTATCCTGCTGCCGAAATCAGCGAACAGATTTCCACTGCTTCCAAGGAAGCATCCGGCACCGGCAACATGAAATTCATGATGAACGGCGCTGTTACCCTTGGTACCCTGGACGGGGCCAACGTGGAAATCCGCGAAGCGGTGGGCGGTGATGACCACTTCATCCTCTTCGGCCTAAGGGCTGAGGAAGTGCTGGCTTACTACGCCAACGGCAGCTATTCCGCCTGGGATGAGTTCAACCAAAATGAAACTGTGCGCAATGTCATGAATCAGCTGGTGGACGGCAGGTATGGCGACTTCCGTTCCCTCTATGACTATATCCTGCAAAGCAATGATGAATTCTTCATCATGAAGGATTTCTGCGCCTACAGCGAGGCACATGAGGAAGCTATGCGCCGCTATGAGCAGCGCTTTGACTGGCTGAAGTCCTCGGCGGTGAATATCGCCAACTCCGGCAGGTTCTCCTCTGACCGCACCATTGACGAGTACGCCAATGAAATCTGGCGCGTGAAGCCCTGCATGATCAACTGA
- the glgD gene encoding glucose-1-phosphate adenylyltransferase subunit GlgD codes for MKTVMGIINLQEENKLIRELTDRRAVESLPFAGRYRLIDFTLSSMVNSGIQNVGVMLPDKPRSVLDHLRSGKDWDLARRHDGLFYLPAPHDEAIATRKGDLKNFYHNLDFFEHSSQKYVLLTSGSFVYNVDFSQLLRFHQNTDADITMVYYTSTHETPGRNVVIETAENGLVEDISEKQAVYDGSKVAMSVYLMEKRIFAEMVRYTFEHGGQDLMMDGLIRRASEYNIYACEHDGYVAHVDSTTAFYKANMDLLEPENWEELFMGRNSIYTKVKDEVPVQYKESADVKNSLIANGCEIRGEVENSIIFRGVKIAKGVKVKNSIIMQKCDIQEGSLIENVICDKNVVITKDKWLKGAPNYPLIVTKNVVI; via the coding sequence TTGAAAACAGTAATGGGGATTATCAATCTTCAGGAAGAGAACAAGCTGATTCGCGAACTTACGGACCGTCGTGCTGTTGAGTCATTGCCTTTTGCAGGTCGTTACCGCTTGATTGATTTCACGCTTTCCAGCATGGTGAACTCCGGCATCCAGAATGTCGGTGTCATGTTGCCGGATAAGCCCCGCTCCGTGCTTGACCATCTGAGGTCCGGCAAGGATTGGGATCTGGCCCGCCGCCATGATGGACTATTTTATCTCCCTGCCCCACATGATGAAGCAATAGCAACACGCAAAGGCGATCTCAAGAACTTTTACCACAATCTGGATTTCTTTGAACACAGCTCCCAGAAGTATGTGCTTCTGACCAGCGGCAGTTTTGTTTACAATGTTGACTTCAGCCAGCTCCTCCGTTTCCATCAGAATACGGATGCTGACATCACCATGGTTTACTATACTTCCACCCATGAGACCCCGGGCCGCAATGTGGTCATTGAGACGGCGGAGAACGGCCTGGTGGAGGATATCTCTGAGAAGCAGGCTGTCTATGACGGCTCCAAGGTGGCCATGAGCGTCTACCTCATGGAGAAGCGCATTTTCGCCGAGATGGTGCGCTATACCTTCGAACATGGCGGCCAGGACCTCATGATGGATGGCCTTATCCGCAGGGCTTCCGAGTACAACATCTATGCCTGCGAGCATGATGGCTATGTAGCTCATGTGGATTCCACCACGGCTTTCTACAAGGCCAATATGGACCTCCTGGAGCCGGAGAACTGGGAAGAGCTCTTTATGGGCCGCAATTCCATCTACACCAAGGTGAAGGATGAAGTGCCTGTCCAGTACAAGGAGAGCGCTGATGTGAAGAATTCCCTCATTGCCAATGGCTGCGAGATTCGCGGCGAGGTGGAGAACTCCATCATCTTCCGCGGCGTCAAGATTGCCAAGGGCGTGAAGGTCAAGAATTCCATCATCATGCAGAAATGCGACATTCAGGAAGGTTCTCTTATCGAGAATGTCATCTGCGACAAGAATGTGGTCATCACCAAGGACAAGTGGCTCAAGGGAGCCCCCAATTATCCCCTCATCGTCACCAAGAATGTAGTTATCTAA